A genomic window from Brassica oleracea var. oleracea cultivar TO1000 chromosome C8, BOL, whole genome shotgun sequence includes:
- the LOC106311758 gene encoding uncharacterized protein LOC106311758 — MFRQSIAFTPPVHGSDAPPPPPQQQQSQQQPTVVNVSESSRMQQIAAASSSPVKSHPLHNFPLSDLRWAMNHANTHRLRKPSGRSPLREATNHGKGTEEVNEASGSSSFELKPEKQKKKDVVSESAADRSGTKSTAADGRSKIFIRIRTKNNEETADVATTAVSAATVVADVHETDESAEPVVDADVSIGERISDGGGGGQEGDEFGPKTWNLRPRKPPTKKRSIGGSCGGSGTVLAENKTQGTVRTEAIRSRNGVDAKIATTTERKEKKPRLSISLSKLEIDEDIYSLTGSKPSRRPKKRAKNVQKQLDVLFPGLWMGNVSADAYKVSEHA, encoded by the exons ATGTTCCGTCAATCCATAGCGTTTACTCCGCCGGTCCACGGCTCTGACGCGCCGCCGCCGCCGCCGCAACAGCAGCAATCTCAGCAGCAGCCGACGGTTGTGAACGTGAGCGAGAGCTCTAGAATGCAACAGATTGCAGCGGCGTCTTCCTCGCCTGTGAAATCTCATCCGCTTCATAACTTCCCGCTTTCTGATCTCAGGTGGGCTATGAATCACGCCAATACACATCGGCTCCGGAAACCATCCGGCAGATCTCCACTCCGTGAAGCTACTAATCATGGCAAAGGGACTGAGGAGGTGAACGAAGCATCTGGCTCTTCATCTTTTGAATTGAAACCGGAGAAGCAGAAGAAGAAGGATGTTGTCAGTGAATCCGCCGCAGATCGATCCGGGACGAAGTCAACGGCGGCGGACGGTAGATCGAAGATCTTTATCCGGATCCGCACGAAGAACAACGAAGAAACAGCTGATGTCGCCACCACCGCAGTCTCCGCCGCCACCGTCGTCGCTGATGTTCATGAGACTGATGAATCAGCTGAGCCGGTGGTTGATGCTGATGTATCTATCGGTGAACGGATCTCCGATGGTGGTGGTGGTGGTCAGGAAGGAGATGAGTTTGGTCCTAAGACTTGGAATCTAAGACCGAGGAAACCACCGACGAAGAAGCGTTCAATCGGAGGAAGCTGTGGTGGAAGTGGAACAGTATTGGCGGAGAACAAAACTCAGGGAACGGTTAGAACAGAGGCTATTCGATCCAGGAACGGTGTGGATGCTAAGATTGCGACAACGACGGAGAGGAAGGAGAAGAAACCGAGGTTATCGATCTCGCTATCAAAGTTGGAGATAGATGAGGATATCTACTCGTTGACCGGATCAAAACCTAGCAGAAGACCAAAGAAGAGAGCCAAAAACGTGCAGAAGCAGCTCGAT GTTCTTTTTCCAGGTTTGTGGATGGGTAACGTTTCTGCAGACGCTTACAAGGTCTCGGAACATGCTTGA
- the LOC106311265 gene encoding transcription factor MYB57-like — MEATKKEEIKKGPWKAEEDEVLINHVKRYGPRDWSSIRSKGLLQRTGKSCRLRWVNKLRPNLKNGCKFSAEEEKTVIDLQSQFGNKWARIATYLPGRTDNDVKNFWSSRLKRLARILHNSSDASSSSCFNPKPNKGKNVKPIQSQSFGLVEEETRASSSSSKILDQVDEEALIRSPELGIKLENHQPFTFGTDLDDPFFYDILGPADSSVPLFGPPQPFFEPSPAPRRFRHVSKDDEESDVFLHDFPADMFDQVDDQTRSP; from the exons ATGGAAGCGACTAAGAAGGAAGAGATCAAGAAAGGTCCATGGAAAGCCGAAGAAGACGAAGTACTCATCAACCACGTCAAGCGATACGGTCCTCGTGACTGGAGCTCCATTCGATCCAAAGGCCTTCTTCAACGCACCGGAAAGTCATGCCGTCTCCGTTGGGTCAATAAACTCCGTCCCAATCTCAAAAA TGGGTGCAAGTTCTCTGCTGAGGAGGAGAAGACGGTGATTGATTTGCAGTCTCAGTTTGGTAACAAATGGGCGAGGATCGCCACGTATCTACCAGGAAGAACTGATAACGATGTGAAGAACTTCTGGAGTAGCAGGCTAAAGAGGCTCGCTAGGATTCTCCATAACTCCTCGGATGCATCGAGTTCTAGTTGCTTCAATCCAAAACCTAACAAGGGCAAAAACGTCAAACCAATCCAGTCTCAGAGTTTTGGATTGGTTGAGGAAGAGACTAGAGCTTCTTCTTCCTCTTCCAAGATTCTAGACCAAGTTGATGAAGAAGCCTTGATCAGGTCGCCGGAACTGGGTATTAAGTTAGAGAATCATCAGCCTTTTACCTTTGGGACTGATCTCGACGACCCTTTTTTCTACGATATACTTGGACCGGCTGATTCTTCTGTGCCCTTGTTCGGCCCTCCTCAGCCGTTTTTTGAGCCCTCTCCGGCTCCGCGAAGGTTCAGACATGTTTCGAAAGATGATGAAGAGTCTGATGTTTTCTTACACGATTTCCCTGCTGACATGTTTGATCAAGTTGATGATCAAACTCGGAGTCCTTAG
- the LOC106309205 gene encoding uncharacterized mitochondrial protein AtMg00810-like, whose amino-acid sequence MSMIYGFKKEISEIFEISDLGRLRYYLGIEVVQCEEGIMLSQERYAKKILCEAGMDDCNSVQAPMEFGLKLTTATEEQCIDATEYRRLIGCLRYLIHTRPDLAFSVGLLSRYMHEPKKSHGAALKQVLRYLKGYSDSGHCIDEDDGRSTTGHIFYLNECPILWCSQKQETVALSSCEADFMAATEAAK is encoded by the exons ATGAGCATGATATATGGGTTTAAGAAAGAGATATCAGAGATCTTTGAGATAAGTGACCTAGGACGTCTAAGATACTACCTAGGAATCGAAGTTGTTCAATGTGAAGAAGGGATAATGTTGAGTCAAGAGAGATATGCGAAGAAGATCTTGTGTGAAGCGGGGATGGACGACTGCAACTCGGTGCAAGCACCAATGGAGTTTGGATTAAAGCTAACTACAGCAACGGAAGAGCAATGCATCGACGCTACAGAGTATCGTCGTCTGATCGGATGTCTTAGGTATCTCATTCATACGCGTCCGGATCTTGCGTTCTCTGTGGGACTGCTGAGTCGTTACATGCATGAACCAAAGAAATCTCACGGTGCAGCTTTGAAGCAAGTCCTCCGATACTTAAAGG GGTACAGTGACAGCGGACACTGCATAGACGAAGATGATGGTAGGAGTACCACTGGACATATATTCTATCTGAACGAGTGTCCAATCTTGTGGTGCTCTCAGAAGCAAGAAACCGTGGCGCTTTCTTCATGTGAGGCAGATTTTATGGCCGCCACGGAAGCTGCAAAATAG